One Lentibacillus cibarius DNA window includes the following coding sequences:
- a CDS encoding alpha-D-ribose 1-methylphosphonate 5-phosphate C-P-lyase PhnJ, with product MKTNTHFAFLDEGSKKEIRRTMLKAVAIPGYQVPFASREMPIARGWGTGGLQITLSILGKQDVLKVIDQGADESVNAVSIKKLVQETTGVEVTDQTQEASVIQSRHRIPEVALTKEQILVLQVPEPEPLRNVEASEYVTKRLHSEDEYSGAWLMLFEQIMKYNKTATDADHPVYVNDRYVMAPSPIPRFDNPKMHQSESLILLGAGREKKIYAVPPYTDVKSLAFDDYPFTVESFEGEHCHLCGATDVFMDELIDSTGKSLYQCNDTSYCMARLNEKEKLEVESSYA from the coding sequence ATGAAAACTAATACACACTTTGCATTTTTGGATGAAGGTTCCAAAAAAGAAATCCGTCGAACAATGTTAAAGGCTGTGGCAATTCCGGGGTATCAGGTTCCTTTTGCATCCAGAGAAATGCCGATCGCTCGCGGATGGGGCACAGGTGGCCTGCAAATAACATTGTCCATCCTTGGCAAACAAGATGTGTTAAAAGTTATCGACCAGGGAGCAGATGAATCTGTAAATGCCGTCAGTATCAAGAAATTAGTGCAGGAAACGACAGGTGTGGAGGTAACGGACCAGACACAGGAAGCTTCGGTTATCCAATCAAGACACCGTATTCCGGAAGTTGCCTTAACAAAAGAACAGATTCTCGTCTTACAAGTACCAGAACCTGAACCGCTCCGGAATGTGGAAGCGAGTGAATATGTAACAAAGCGGCTTCATTCAGAGGACGAATATAGCGGCGCCTGGCTTATGTTGTTCGAACAAATTATGAAGTATAACAAAACGGCCACTGATGCTGATCATCCTGTATACGTAAATGATAGGTATGTCATGGCTCCAAGCCCAATTCCAAGATTTGATAATCCAAAAATGCATCAGTCAGAGTCCTTAATACTGCTTGGTGCGGGAAGGGAGAAGAAAATATATGCCGTCCCACCTTATACGGATGTGAAATCACTTGCCTTTGACGATTATCCATTTACCGTTGAATCGTTTGAAGGTGAGCACTGTCACTTGTGTGGTGCTACCGATGTTTTTATGGATGAGTTAATCGATTCGACAGGCAAAAGCCTCTATCAATGCAATGATACAAGCTACTGTATGGCGCGTTTGAATGAAAAGGAGAAGCTGGAGGTGGAAAGCAGTTATGCATGA
- a CDS encoding ATP-binding cassette domain-containing protein: MHDEPILRIDHLNKTFGEGCVHCQRAETRELKKNHCPYCSTTYACQDVSLELYSGEILGIVGESGSGKSTMMQCLYFDMDVTSGEVYIKDTELEGENLFELSSQKKRYVRNYKYGMVYQNPIHGLKMNFSSVGNIAEKLIAAGNRNVSEMEAISKRLLESVHIPLFRMKQEPRNFSGGMQQRVQIAKALSNNPPVLFLDEVTTGLDLSVQANVLDLIKKIQRELGISMIVVSHDLAVIRMLADRTVVMLNGSIIEEGLTDQILEDPQHAYTQQLVYSLL, encoded by the coding sequence ATGCATGATGAGCCGATATTACGTATTGACCATTTAAATAAAACATTTGGTGAAGGGTGTGTCCATTGTCAGCGAGCCGAAACGCGTGAGCTCAAGAAAAATCACTGTCCGTATTGCAGTACAACGTATGCCTGTCAGGATGTATCACTTGAACTGTATTCTGGAGAGATCCTTGGAATTGTCGGGGAAAGCGGCAGTGGAAAATCAACGATGATGCAATGTTTATATTTTGATATGGATGTAACGTCAGGCGAGGTGTATATAAAGGATACAGAGTTGGAAGGAGAGAATCTTTTCGAATTATCCTCCCAGAAGAAACGTTATGTTCGTAACTATAAATACGGAATGGTCTATCAAAATCCGATTCACGGGTTGAAAATGAACTTTTCGTCTGTCGGTAATATCGCCGAAAAATTAATAGCAGCAGGCAATCGTAATGTTTCGGAAATGGAAGCGATCAGTAAACGTTTGTTGGAAAGTGTGCATATCCCGCTATTTCGGATGAAACAAGAGCCGCGAAATTTTTCAGGGGGTATGCAGCAGCGCGTGCAAATTGCGAAGGCTTTATCCAATAATCCTCCCGTTCTCTTCTTGGATGAAGTAACGACAGGTCTTGACTTATCTGTTCAAGCGAATGTGCTGGATTTAATTAAAAAGATTCAGCGGGAATTGGGTATTAGTATGATTGTTGTCTCGCATGATTTGGCAGTGATTCGGATGCTCGCTGATCGTACAGTCGTCATGCTTAATGGAAGCATTATTGAAGAGGGGCTGACCGATCAGATTCTCGAAGATCCCCAGCATGCATATACGCAACAATTAGTTTATTCACTACTATAG